A portion of the Drosophila sechellia strain sech25 chromosome 2R, ASM438219v1, whole genome shotgun sequence genome contains these proteins:
- the LOC6608206 gene encoding vacuolar protein-sorting-associated protein 25 — protein sequence MTEFQWPWEYTFPPFFTLQPHEETRQQQLKVWTDLFLKYLRHTNKFTLSIGDQNSPLFHNESLKRRLSPELVLAILGELERSGHANPLDKRRQEWQVYWFTLEEYGNMVYDWVQETGQTNTICTLYEIASGENTSHLDFHGVDEAVLLSALRLLEEKGRCELIEMDGSHGVKFF from the exons ATGACGGAGTTCCAGTGGCCCTGGGAGTACACCTTCCCACCCTTCTTTAC ACTACAGCCCCACGAAGAAAccaggcagcagcagctgaaggTCTGGACAGATCTCTTTCTCAAATACCTCAGGCACACGAATAAGTTTACGCTCAGCATTGGGGACCAGAACTCGCCGCTGTTTCACAACGAATCCCTGAAGCGCCGACTCTCGCCAGAGCTCGTCCTGGCCATCCTGGGCGAGCTGGAGCGGAGCGGGCATGCGAATCCACTGGACAAGCGACGCCAGGAGTGGCAGGTGTACTGGTTCACACTCGAGGAGTACGGCAACATGGTGTACGACTGGGTGCAGGAAACGGGCCAGACGAACACCATCTGCACGCTGTACGAGATCGCCTCCGGCGAGAACACCTCTCACCTGGACTTTCACGGCGTGGACGAGGCTGTGCTGCTCAGTGCCCTGCGATTGCTGGAGGAGAAGGGCAGGTGTGAGTTGATCGAGATGGACGGCAGCCACGGCGTTAAGTTCTTCTAA
- the LOC6608207 gene encoding beta-1,3-galactosyltransferase 6, whose amino-acid sequence MRRLNNLVTFFTAITAFFFGSFITKILSSVDQCPAHRSRIPHLEPHPKLFLMVLVLSAPHNSDERNAMRSTWLANAGQSLTQPYLPEELIYLPTFNAQGHLQVELVAEQASRLRQYTNWQQSLLTEDPPKTKRLITVKHVFSIGTLDLSSSALAELEKEQKQHNDLLLLNRHHDTYRNLTAKLMQSLDVLRRHNEFSYVLKVDDDTYVKLDSLVNTLVSYDRKLLRKRSEYRDHVLPQLYWGYFNGRSTIKTKGQWKESSYYLSKNYLPYALGGGYVLSRSLCDYIVNNSQLLSPYGSEDVSVGTWLAPLRHVYRWHDPRFDTSYAPRKCRSYHMVLHKRSGQMMRDIHDGELCSGIGSSILSDYYYDWTRTADKCCDSLVA is encoded by the coding sequence ATGAGGCGATTAAATAATTTAGTGACTTTCTTCACAGCCATAACTGCCTTCTTCTTCGGTAGTTTCATCACAAAGATACTCAGCTCCGTAGACCAATGTCCGGCGCACCGCAGCAGAATCCCCCACCTGGAGCCGCACCCGAAACTCTTCCTTATGGTGTTGGTGCTCAGCGCACCGCACAATTCCGATGAGAGGAACGCGATGCGGAGCACCTGGCTGGCAAATGCCGGCCAATCCCTCACACAGCCCTACCTGCCCGAGGAGCTGATTTATCTTCCGACATTCAACGCCCAAGGCCACTTGCAGGTGGAGCTGGTGGCGGAGCAGGCGAGCCGGCTAAGGCAGTACACGAATTGGCAGCAAAGTCTGCTGACGGAAGATCCTCCAAAGACCAAAAGGCTGATCACCGTGAAGCACGTATTTTCCATTGGCACACTAGATTTAAGCAGCTCAGCGCTGGCGGAGCTGGAGAAGGAGCAGAAGCAACACAACGATCTCTTGCTGTTGAACCGGCACCATGACACATACAGGAATCTTACGGCGAAGCTCATGCAGTCCCTCGATGTCCTGAGACGCCACAACGAGTTCTCGTATGTGCTGAAAGTGGACGATGATACCTATGTTAAGCTGGATAGTCTGGTGAATACGCTGGTTTCCTACGATCGCAAGTTGCTACGCAAGAGGTCGGAGTATAGGGACCATGTGTTGCCTCAGCTTTATTGGGGCTACTTTAACGGCCGATCCACAATTAAAACGAAGGGCCAGTGGAAGGAGTCCAGTTACTACCTTAGCAAAAACTACCTGCCGTATGCACTGGGTGGGGGATACGTTCTCTCCCGAAGTCTGTGTGACTACATTGTCAATAACTCTCAACTGCTGTCGCCCTATGGGTCCGAGGATGTCTCCGTTGGCACCTGGCTTGCCCCACTGCGCCACGTCTATCGGTGGCACGATCCCAGATTCGACACCTCCTACGCACCGCGCAAGTGTCGGTCCTACCACATGGTGCTGCACAAACGCAGTGGGCAGATGATGAGGGACATCCATGACGGTGAACTCTGCAGTGGCATTGGTTCGAGCATATTGTCCGATTACTATTACGATTGGACGAGAACAGCGGACAAATGCTGCGACAGCTTAGTAGCGTAG
- the LOC6608208 gene encoding nucleoporin Gle1, with translation MDDMMRSMDCLKMAATFHNAALASTMCTGRTLGEDREPIWVEGSSKTPEPPLPEESPAPEPKNETPLLPEIDFEPNISCFPDLQDINASIVRRELAEEGKRCVRQQLKAIKDKQDALRMSRETQQRKEERQSDQLQQKALRERNESLLIQKADQMTAAQLEAQQREQSAQRQQIDQKLHKLALEGVSRCQRRFNQKYEGIAKILLSLDQETVKVCAAQNAQLKELGQKFEQLVSSVKMGNCEIQSQFLCSIIKAEECCKSLDALEMDIIKQLAEFSEQIQQQLKMEAAKKLEEERQKQQQQQEEQRQKLEEQQKLEEQEKLRKEKEESEAKEKQQEAETAKAEAANVHVPLEPKSQDVPPAPTASSTCVHPDRLKFYNDILALYQSKVDAIKPLQTEESLKQYRTGCQRAINLPLNAISAVSPQHLAQNFDKLYSFFAGQPTKVMNGGTITINDHPLARDYCMLLMAKKFVSQTETAICSNPQAAFPFASVIITFWKLLPDFGKVFLAYMYKESPFLVPYVIPQQQGQTPEQYLKTIGYRLTDKNELEKPDIYLKRQTGIARLYAAVIISQGRKAAGPDECFELNEGWLWLAHMVHVKPLPDISATMIMEILQTLGFELWRTYGKQFVKLLLYIQNIYMPQLAAYDEGGPKTRLEMLLAKFLRERQIAQAVGVLPPGFW, from the coding sequence ATGGACGACATGATGCGGTCGATGGACTGTCTAAAGATGGCAGCGACGTTTCACAACGCGGCTCTGGCGTCCACAATGTGCACGGGCAGGACTTTGGGCGAGGATCGGGAACCTATATGGGTGGAGGGGAGTAGTAAGACACCTGAGCCACCATTACCGGAAGAAAGTCCAGCACCAGAGCCCAAGAACGAAACTCCCCTGCTGCCCGAAATCGATTTTGAGCCTAATATATCCTGCTTTCCCGACCTACAGGATATCAACGCCAGCATTGTTAGGCGGGAGCTGGCGGAGGAGGGCAAGAGGTGTGTCCGCCAGCAGCTAAAGGCGATAAAGGACAAACAGGACGCCCTGCGCATGTCGCGAGAGACGCAGCAAAGGAAGGAGGAACGCCAGAGCGACCAGTTGCAACAAAAGGCGCTGCGGGAACGCAATGAAAGTCTCCTTATCCAGAAAGCTGACCAGATGACTGCAGCACAACTAGAGGCCCAGCAGCGTGAGCAATCGGCACAGCGCCAACAGATTGACCAGAAGCTGCACAAATTGGCCCTGGAAGGCGTGTCCCGCTGCCAAAGGAGATTCAACCAGAAGTACGAGGGCATCGCCAAAATTCTGCTTTCTCTGGATCAAGAGACGGTCAAGGTGTGCGCCGCGCAAAACGCACAGCTCAAAGAGTTGGGACAGAAATTTGAACAGCTCGTGAGCTCCGTTAAGATGGGCAATTGCGAGATTCAAAGCCAATTTCTCTGCTCCATCATCAAGGCGGAAGAGTGCTGCAAGAGCCTGGATGCTCTGGAGATGGACATCATTAAGCAGCTGGCCGAGTTCTCCGAACAGATCCAGCAGCAGCTCAAAATGGAGGCCGCCAAGAAGCTGGAAGAAGAGcggcaaaagcagcagcagcagcaggaggagcagcgaCAAAAGCTGGAGGAGCAACAAaagctggaggagcaggaaAAGCTAAGGAAGGAAAAGGAAGAATCGGAGGCTaaggaaaaacaacaagagGCCGAGACTGCCAAGGCCGAAGCAGCCAATGTTCACGTTCCGCTGGAGCCAAAATCCCAAGATGTGCCACCGGCGCCCACAGCGTCATCTACTTGTGTTCACCCTGACCGTCTGAAGTTCTACAACGATATCCTAGCACTGTATCAGTCCAAAGTGGATGCCATAAAGCCGCTGCAAACGGAGGAATCGCTTAAGCAGTATCGCACCGGTTGCCAGAGGGCAATAAACCTGCCGCTCAACGCCATTTCAGCAGTTAGTCCGCAGCATCTAGCCCAGAACTTTGACAAGCTGTACAGCTTCTTTGCCGGCCAGCCTACCAAGGTGATGAATGGAGGCACCATAACTATAAACGACCATCCGCTGGCCCGAGACTATTGCATGCTACTCATGGCCAAGAAGTTTGTCAGTCAAACGGAGACTGCCATATGCAGCAATCCCCAGGCCGCCTTTCCCTTTGCCTCCGTGATAATAACTTTTTGGAAGCTGTTGCCGGATTTCGGCAAGGTTTTTCTCGCCTACATGTACAAAGAGTCGCCCTTTCTGGTGCCCTACGTTATACCCCAGCAGCAGGGACAGACTCCGGAGCAGTATCTGAAGACCATCGGCTATCGGCTGACGGACAAAAACGAGCTGGAGAAACCGGACATCTACCTTAAGCGCCAAACGGGAATCGCTCGACTCTACGCAGCTGTGATCATTAGTCAAGGGCGAAAGGCAGCTGGACCGGATGAATGCTTCGAGCTGAATGAGGGATGGCTCTGGCTAGCGCACATGGTGCATGTGAAACCATTGCCCGATATTAGTGCTACCATGATCATGGAGATTCTCCAGACCCTCGGCTTCGAGTTGTGGCGCACCTACGGCAAGCAGTTCGTCAAGCTACTGCTCTACATTCAGAATATCTACATGCCTCAGCTGGCAGCCTACGACGAGGGCGGTCCGAAGACAC